GTCTAGATAGGCAAATCCGTCTAGATAATGCTGGGGTACGATGGGGAGCGAAATTTAGTAGCGAAGTAGCTGATTTCACACTGTCGAGAAAAGTCTCTATCGAGTTTAAAGGCGCCCGTACCGTAAACCGACACAGGTGGGTGAGGAGAGTATCCTAAGGCCAGCGAGAGAACTATTGTTAAGGAACTCGGCAAAATGACCCCGTAACTTAGGGAGAAGGGGTGCCATCCTTTGGATGGCCGCAGAGAATAGGCCCAAGCGACTGTTTACCAAAAACACAGGTTTCTGCTAAGTCGCAAGACGATGTATAGGAGCTGACGCCTGCCCGGTGCTGGAAGGTTAAGGGGATCTGTCAGGAGCAATCCGAAGCAGTGAACTTAAGCCCCAGTAAACGGCGGCCGTAACTATAACGGTCCTAAGGTAGCGAAATTCCTTGTCGGGTAAGTTCCGACCCGCACGAAAGGCGTAACGATTTGGGCACTGTCTCAACAATAGACTCGGTGAAATTGTAATCCCGGTGAAGATGCCGGGTACCTGCGACAGGACGGAAAGACCCCATGGAGCTTTACTGTAGCTTGACGTTGGGTCTTGGTACTACATGTACAGGATAGGTGGGAGACTATGAAGCATGAACGCCAGTTTGTGTGGAGTCATCCTTGGGATACCACCCTTGTAGTACTGGGATCCTAACCATAGGCCTTGAATCAGGTCTTGGGACACCGTCAGGTGGGCAGTTTGACTGGGGCGGTCGCCTCCTAAAAAGTAACGGAGGCGCTCAAAGGTTTCCTCAGCACGGTCGGAAATCGTGCGAAGAGTGCAAAGGCAAAAGGAAGCTTGATTGCAAGACATACAGGTCGAGCAAGGACGAAAGTCGGACTTAGTGATCCGGTGGTACCGCATGGAAGGGCCATCGCTCAACGGATAAAAGCTACCCTGGGGATAACAGGCTTATCTCCCCCAAGAGTCCACATCGACGGGGAGGTTTGGCACCTCGATGTCGGCTCATCACATCCTGGGGCTGTAGTAGGTCCCAAGGGTTGGGCTGTTCGCCCATTAAAGTGGTACGCGAGCTGGGTTCAGAACGTCGTGAGACAGTTCGGTCCCTATCCGTCGCAGGCGTAGGAAATTTGAGGAGACCTGTCCTTAGTACGAGAGGACCGGGATGGACGTACCTCTGGTGTACCAGTTGTTCTGCCAAGGGCATGGCTGGGTAGCTATGTACGGAATGGATAAGCGCTGAAAGCATCTAAGCGCGAAGCCAACTTCAAGATAAGATTTCCCACCGTAAGGGTAAGACCCCAGGAAGACTACCTGGTTGATAGGTCGAAGGTGTAAGTGCAGTAATGTATTTAGCTTATCGATACTAATAGGTCGAGGACTTGACCAATAAATGTTTGAGCAACGGATATGACTGAAGCGAGAGCGAAGGAATATCGTTGGCGACATGAATGAAATGAATTTTCATCTCTAAATGATATACAGTTTTCAGAGTATTAACTCTAAAAAATAAAGATTATGTGGTTATTATAGCAAAGAGGATACACCTGTTCCCATTCCGAACACAGAAGTTAAGCTCTTTAGCGCTGATGGTACTTGGAGGGCGACCTCCTGGGAGAGTAAGACGTAGCCACGTAATCTTTTTTTATTTATAAAATAAATTATAGATTATAAATGATTTTTTCATTTATATAAATATTATGTACTATTTAATCCTAGGAAATTTTCCTAGGATTTTTATTTATAAAAAATTTTATAAAAAATAAAAACAAATGTATATAAAGTTAATATATGGACATAATTATAATGTAAAACTTAATAAATAAATTACTCAATCTCCCCCATTTTAAAAGGCCTCTATCCCCCATAGAGGTCTTTATTTTATTGTTTAAAACATTAATTTTATATAGGTTGAAATTGACCTATATTGGGTAAAATATCAAAAATAAACAAATTAGAAATAAATTTATAATTTATGTGATATAATTATATTTATTAAGAACCTATGTTCGTAAAAAAGGAGTGAGATTGATGGATTTTAATTTAAAATCAGATTTTAAGCCTACAGGTGATCAACCTGAAGCTATAAAATCCATTGTTACAGCTATAAATAATGATGAAAAGTATTCTACACTTTTAGGGGTTACAGGATCAGGTAAAACTTTTACAATGGCAAATATTATACAGGAGACTAAAAAACCTACATTAATACTTGCTCATAATAAAACTTTAGCAGCTCAACTATATAGTGAGTTTAAAGAATTTTTTCCAGATAATGCAGTAGAATATTTTGTTAGTTACTATGATTACTATCAACCTGAAGCATATGTAGCACATAGTGACACATACATAGAAAAAGATGCTAGCATAAATGATGAAATTGATAAATTAAGACACTCGGCAACAGCATCTATATTAGAAAGAGATGATGTTATTATAATATCCTCTGTTTCATGTATCTACGGTTTAGGAGATCCTGAAGACTATAAAAAACTTATGGTATCTCTAAGGCCTGGAATGGAAAAAGATAGGGATGAAGTTATAAAGAAATTAATAGAAATCCAATATGAAAGAAATGATATTAATTTTACAAGAGGTACTTTTAGAGTTAGAGGAGATATTTTAGAAATATTCCCTGCTAGCAATGATGAAAAAGCAATCCGTATAGAATTTTTTGGAGATGAAATAGATAGAATAACAGAAATTGATTATGTTACAGGAAAAATTGTAGGGGTAAGAAATCATATAGTTATATTTCCTGCATCTCACTATGTCACAACTCCAGAAAGAGTAGAAAAAGCGATTATTGAAATAGAAAAAGAAGTAGAAGAAAGAATAAATTATTTTAAAGAAAATGATAAGTTAATAGAAGCGCAAAGAATAGATCAAAGAACTAGATATGATATTGAGATGTTAAGAGAAATAGGATTTTGCCAAGGAATAGAAAACTATTCAAGACATATAACGGGTAGAAAGCCTGGAGAAAAGCCATATACATTAATGGATTTCTTCCCAGATGATTATCTAATAATAGTTGATGAATCGCATGTTACAGTACCACAAGTAAGAGGTATGTATGCTGGAGATAGGTCAAGAAAATCATCTCTTATAGATAATGGATTTAGACTTCCGTCAGCTTATGATAATAGACCTTTAAACTTTGAAGAGTTTGAATCTAATATAAATCAAATATTATTTGTTACAGCAACTCCAGGTCCTTATGAAATTCAACATTCAACAACCGTAGCAGAACAAATTATAAGACCAACTGGATTACTAGATCCTATAATTGAAGTTAGACCTATAAACAATCAAATTGATAATTTAGTTGTAGAGATTAATAAGATTATAGAAAAAAATGAAAGAGTATTAATAACAACATTGACTAAAAAGATGAGTGAGGATTTGACTAATTACCTAAAAGAGATTGGAATAAAGGTTAAGTACTTACACTCAGATATAGATACATTAGAGAGAGTAGAAATAATAAGAGATTTAAGGCTTGGTAAATTTGATGTATTAGTAGGTATAAACTTACTTAGAGAAGGATTAGATATACCAGAGGTTTCTTTAGTAGCTATATTAGACGCAGATAAAGAAGGTTTCCTTCGTTCCGAAACTTCATTAATACAAACTATAGGTCGTGCAGCTAGAAACTCAGAAGGTAGGGTTATAATGTATGCAGATAAAGTGACTAGATCTATGGAAAGTGCGATAGAAGAGACTAAAAGAAGAAGAGAAATTCAGATGATTTATAATGAAGAACATTCAATTATACCTACTACCATTAAAAAGGGTATAAGAAATGCTATAGAAGCTACTAAAGTAGCAGATGAAGAGGCTACATATGGAATAAAAGAAACTGATAATATAGATGAAATAAAAGAAAATATTGAGATTCTACAAGCTGAAATGATGGAAGCTGCACAAAATCTACAATTTGAAAGGGCATCAGAGCTTAGAGATAAAATTAAGCAACTTGAGGAAAGGATTAATATATAAATGGAAAATAAAATTATAATAAAAGGAGCTAAAGAGCATAATTTAAAAAATGTGGATCTAGAAATACCTAGAGATAAGTTTATTGTATTTACAGGCTTATCTGGATCGGGTAAATCTTCTTTAGCATTTGATACTATTTATGCTGAAGGCCAAAGACGATATGTAGAAAGTTTATCTGCATATGCAAGACAATTCTTAGGCCAAATGGAAAAACCAAACGTAGAATATATAGAAGGTTTATCACCTGCTATTTCAATAGACCAAAAAACAACATCTAAAAATCCACGTTCTACAGTTGGTACAGTTACTGAAATTTATGATTATTTAAGGTTATTATTTGCAAGAGTAGGAGAAGTTCATTGTCCTACATGCAGTAAATTAATAAGTCAAATGACTATACAGGAGATTGTAGATAAAATGATGGCGTTTGAAGAACGAACAAAGTTACAAATTTTATCTCCTGTTGTTAGAGGCCAAAAGGGTACACATAAAAAAGTTATAGAAAACATTAAAAAAGAAGGATTTGTAAGAATTAGAGTAGATGGAGAAAATTATGAGGTAACAGATGATATAGATTTAAATAAAAACCAAAAACATAATATTGAGGTTGTGGTAGATAGAATTATAATTAAAGATGGAATAGAAGCAAGATTAGCTGATTCTATAGAAACAGCTGTTAAATTATCTGACGGTTTAGTTATAGCACAAATAATAGATGGAGATGAGATATTATACTCAACTAAATTTGCATGTCCAGAACATGGTATTGGTATAGAGGAACTATCTCCAAGAATGTTTTCATTTAATAGTCCATTTGGAGCTTGTGATAGTTGTAATGGATTAGGTGAAAGCAAAGAAGTTGACCCAGATTTAGTTGTTCCAAATAGTGAATTATCTATAAAACAAGGTGCTATAGTAGCGTGGGGATCTGTTGGAACTAATGATGATACATATTATAGCAAAATGGTAAAAAGTTTAGCTGAAAAGTTTAATGTAGATTTATCTACACCATTTAAAGATTTACCTGAGGAATTTGTAAATGAGCTATTATATGGACATGATAATGTAATGGTTGAATTTGTATATGAATCTAAATATGGCGGGAATAGATTATACAAAGCTCCATTTGAAGGTGTAATAGTAAATTTAGAGAGAAGATATAGAGAAACTAACTCGGAGTATTCTAGAGACAAAATAGAAGAATTTATGGCAGATAAACCTTGCCCTAAATGTAAGGGAGCAAGGCTAAGAAAAGAAGTACTATCTGTACTAGTTGATAACAAAAATATAATGGATGTAACTGACTTTTCAGTTAATGAACTAATAAGTTATATAGAAAATATAAACTTAAGTGAAAAACAAAAGTTTATAGCGCATGAAATCTTAAAAGAAATAAAAGGCAGAGCATCTTTCTTAAGAGATGTAGGGTTAGATTATCTTAATTTATCTAGGAAAGCAGGTACTTTGTCAGGAGGAGAAGCTCAGCGTATAAGACTTGCAACTCAAATAGGATCAGCTTTAGTTGGAGTTTTATATGTCCTTGACGAACCAAGTATAGGTCTTCATCAAAGAGATAACGATAGATTAATCGGTACTTTAAGACATTTAACAAATATAGGTAACACCTTGATAGTAGTAGAACATGATGAAGATACTATGAAAGAAGCAGATTATATTATTGATATTGGACCAGGTGCAGGTGTTCACGGTGGAGAAATTGTAGCTCAGGGTACGCTTGAAGAAATACTAGAAAATCCAAACTCTATAACAGGTCAGTATTTAAGTGGTAAAAAACAAATTCAAATACCAAAGGAAACTAGAGAAGGTAATGGACAATATATTGAAATAGTTAAAGCTAATGAAAATAACTTAAAAAATATAAATGTTAAATTCCCATTAGGTAAATTTACTTGTATAACAGGAGTATCTGGTTCAGGGAAAAGTACATTAATAAATGATATATTATACAAAGGTATAGCAAGTAAGGTAAATAGATTAAGAGAAAGACCAGGTAAACATAAGGAAATTAAAGGGGTAGAAAATATAGATAAAGTAATAAATATAGATCAAAGCCCTATAGGAAGAACTCCTCGATCAAACCCAGCTACTTATACAGGTGTGTTTGATATGATAAGAGATTTATTTGCATCTACTAATGAAGCTAAAGCTAGAGGGTATCAAAAAGGAAGATTTAGTTTTAACGTAAAAGGTGGTAGATGTGAGGCTTGTAAGGGGGATGGTATTATTAAAATAGAAATGCATTTCTTACCAGATGTATACGTACCATGTGAAGTATGTAAAGGTGAGAGATATAACAGAGAAACATTACAGGTTAAATATAAGGATAAAACTATAGCTGATGTTCTGGATATGAATGTAGAAGAAGCTCTTAACTTCTTTGAAAATATACCGAATATAAGAAGAAAGCTTGAAACATTAATGGATGTAGGACTTTCTTATATAAAATTAGGGCAACCATCTACTCAATTATCAGGAGGAGAGGCACAAAGAATAAAATTAGCTACTGAATTAAGCAAAAGACCTACAGGAAAAACTTTATATATACTTGATGAGCCTACAACTGGTCTTCATATAGCAGATGTAGATAAATTAATTCAAGTATTACAAAGATTAGCGGATACAGGTAATAGTATAGTAGTTATAGAGCATAATTTAGATGTTATAAAAACTTGTGACTATATAATTGATTTAGGACCAGAAGGTGGAGATAAAGGTGGTAAAATTGTTGCTACAGGTACACCTGAAGAAGTTTCAAAAGTAGAAGGATCTTATACTGGAATGTTTTTAAAAAAATACTTTAATTAAGTCAAAAAACAAAGAAAAATAAATTTATATGAAGGATTATCTCAAGTATTGAAGAATAGGTAAGGTATCTAAAAAAATTTTATAAAAGGGGATGATTGAATGTCATCAAAAAAGAAATTTAAGTTTTCATTTCCAACAGCGTATACTGTAACACTTATAGTTATGCTATTGGTTTTAGGTCTTACCTATATTATACCTTCAGGAAAGTATGCTAAATTACTCTATAATGCTGAGACCAATGTATTTTCGGTGGAGTCAGCGACAGGTGAAATTACTGAAAAAGAAGCAACACAGCAAACACTTGATGAACTTGGGGTAAAAATTAATTTAAGTAAGTTCACAGATGGATCTATAAGTAAGCCTGTTGCAATTCCAGGTACTTATCAACAATTAGAAAAAGAAAAAACTAATGTATTCAAAGCAGTAATTACATTTTTAAATGCACCAGTTCAAGGCCTATATGATTCTATAGATATTATAGCATTTGTATTGGTAATAGGTGGAATAGTTGGTGTAATAAACAAAACAGGATCATTTACAGCAGGAATAAGTGCGCTATCAAGAAGCTTAAAAGGTAGAGAAGCTTGGTTAATAGTTATAATAACAGTTCTTATAGGGATAGGAGGTACAACTTTTGGATTGGCAGAAGAGACTATAGCATTTTATCCAATTGTTGTTCCGATATTCTTAGCAGCTGGGTATGATGCATTAGTTGCTATAGCCGCTATATATCTAGGATCATGTATGGGTACAATGGCATCAACAGTAAATCCGTTTTCAACAGTTATAGCATCAAATACAGCAGGTATAGACTTTACAAGTGGTATGGCTATAAGACTATTTATGTTGGTTGCAGGTCTTATTGTTTGTGTTGTATATACTGTTAGATATGCTGAAAAGGTTAAAAAAGACCCAACTCAATCTTTAATTTACTCACAAAAGCAAGATTTAGAAAATCAATTTTTAAAAGCTCATAATGAAGGTGAAATACCGGAATTTACATGGGGAAGAAAACTTATGTTAATAATATTTGCGGTTTCATTTGTAGTTATGGTATATGGTGTTAAAGAATTGGGATGGTGGTTTAAAGAAATGACAGCTCTATTCCTATTTGTAACATTTATATTAGCATTCATATCAGGACTTAAGGAAGAAGAATTTGTTTCAGAATTTGTATCAGGGGCTGGTGAGTTATTAGGTGTTGCATTAATAATAGGTATAGCTCGTGGTGTTACAATAATAATGGATGGTGGTATGATAAGTGATACTATTTTAAATAGTTTAAGCAACTTAGTATCAAGTATGAGTGGAGTTATTTTCTCTACAGTAATGTTCTTAGTTTATATAGTTCTGGGATTCTTTATTTCTTCATCTTCTGGATTAGCAGTGCTATCAATGCCTATAATGGCACCTCTTGCAGATGTTGTTGGAGTAAATAGAGATATTATAGTAAGTGCTTATCAATTTGGACAAGGGCTTATAGGATTTATAACACCTACAGGATTAATACTTGCATCTTTGGCGATGGTAAATGTAACTTATGATAAATGGCTGAAATTTGTTACCCCTTTGATAGTAATAATTTCTATAATTTCTATAGTAGTTTTAGGAGTAGGAGTAATTATATAAATACAAAAAATAGGTAGATGCTAATCTACCTATTTTTTATTTTCATATAATATATATTCAAAGGAAAAGAATATTTATTTTGTATAAATTGATTTATGCATTAGATTCTTTTGCTGAAAGTTCTTTTTCATATTGAACTAGCTCAGTTTTAGATGCATATATGAAATGGCCAGGTCTTATTTCTACCCATTCAGGACTTTCAGTAGTGTAGTCATGCATGTTAGGATCATATTTTATACGCGTTCTTCCTTTTTCATAGTCTGGATCAGGAAGTGGTATAGCTGATAATAATGATTTTGTATAAGGATGTAGAGGATTTTCATAAAGTTCATCAGCAGTAGTTAATTCAACTAATTTACCTCTATGCATAACACCTATTCTATCACTTATATATTTTACCATTGAAAGGTCGTGGGCTATAAATAAATAAGTAAGACCATTTTCCTTTTGTAATTTTCTAAGGAGATTAACAACTTGAGCTTGAATAGATACATCAAGTGCAGATATAGGCTCATCAGCAATTATAAACTTTGGCTCTATAGCTAATGCACGAGCTATTCCTATACGTTGTCTTTGCCCTCCAGAGAATTCATGAGGATATCTACTTGCATGTTGTTCATTAAGACCAACAGTTTTTAATAGTTCATAAACCTTTTTAGTTCTTTCTTCTTTATTTTTACATAACCCATGTATATCTAGACCTTCTGCTATTATATCTGCTACAGTCATACGAGGATTTAGACAAGCCATTGGATCTTGGAATATCATTTGCATGTTTTTATTAACATGATGTCTATCTGATCTACTTAATTTTTTAGCAGATATATTTTTTCCGTCAAATATAACTTCTCCAGCAGTAGGATCATAAAGACGAATAATAGCTCTTCCAGTGGTAGACTTACCAGATCCAGATTCACCAACTAATCCAAAAGTTTCACCTTCATATATATGAAAAGATACATCATCAACAGCCTTTACAGTTGTATTTCTATTAACTTTAAAATGTTGTTTTAAATTTTTTACTTCAAGTAATATTTTTTTACTCATCTGCATTCACCTTCTTTCTTTCGATGTTTAAAGGTCTTTCAACTTTATTGGCCAATGGGTGTAATAGCCAAGTGGCAGCATAGTGAGTATCACTTACTTTAAACATTGGAGGCTCTGCTAAATGGTCTAACTTGATAGCAAATTCACTACGAAGAGCGAATGCATCCCCTTTAGGTGGATTCATTAAATCCGGAGGAGTACCTGGTATGTTGTATAAATCATTATCTCCTATATCTAAAGTAGGCATAGAACCTAAAAGACCCCAAGTATATGGATGTTGAGGATTATAGAATATATCATCTGAAGTTCCGTATTCTATAATTTTACCAGCATACATAACAGCAACCCTATCAGCCATATTAGCAACAACTCCAAGGTCATGAGTTATAAATATAACGGCTACACCAGTACGAGCTTGTAAGTCTTTTATAAGCTCTAGTATTTGAGCTTGTATAGTAACATCAAGAGCAGTAGTAGGTTCGTCTGCAATCAATATCTTTGGATTACAGGCTAATGATATTGCTATTACGATACGTTGTCTCATACCTCCAGAAAATTGGTGAGGATACTGCTTAAATCTTTTTTCTGGTTCAGATATACCGACTAAATTTATAAGTTCTATAGCCTTTATCTTTGCTTCTTCTTTACTAAGTCCTTGATGTTTTATAATTGGTTCCATAATTTGTTTACCAATAGTCATTGTAGGGTTTAGAGAAGTCATTGGATCCTGGAATATCATAGCTATATCTTTACCTCTAACTTTCTCCATTTCCCTTTCACTAAGTTTTGTTAAATCTCTATTTTCAAATAAAATTTCCCCATCTTTTATAAATCCATTAGCAGATAATATCCTCATTATAGTTTTACAGGCAACAGATTTACCAGAACCTGATTCACCAACTATAGCTAGAGTTTCTCCTTTATGTAGATCAAATGTAACTCCCCTAACAGCTTGAACCTCCCCGCCGTAAGTACCGAAGTTAACACATAGATTTTTTACTTCTAGTAATTTTTCCAATTAATTCATCTCCCTTACTAATTATTGATTACGCATTTTTGGGTCAACAGCATCTCTTAAACCATCTGCTAATAAGTTAAGGCTGAATATTAATAAACAAACAACAGTAGATGGTATAAGCATCATGTATGGATAGTTTTGTAATGCTTGATAACCTTCATTTATTAATACCCCTAGTGATGCTTGAGGTGGTTGTAGACCTAAACCTATGAAACTTAAGAAAGCTTCGTAGAATATAGCACTTGGTAATGAGAACATAATCATTACAACTATTTGACCAATAACGTTAGGGAAAAGATGTTTAAGTATAAGTCTAAAATCAGAAGAACCTAAAGTTTTAGAAGCTAAAACAAACTCTTGATTTTTAAGTCTTAATACATGAGAACGAACAACCCTCGCCATACCAGTCCATCCAGATACAGCCATCGCCAGAGATATAGAAAGTATACCTGGATCAAATACCATTATAAATAGAGTAACTATAACAAGCTGAGGAATACCAGTTATGATTTCTATTATACGCTGCATGATAAGGTCAACTTTTCCACCATAGTATCCAGAGATACCACCGTAAGTAACACCAATTAGTAAATCAAACACAGCTGCTAATACAGCTATAAATAAAGAAACTCTTGCACCAGTCCATGTACGAGTCCAGATATCACGTCCTAAAGAATCTGTACCGAACAAGTACTTTTCTTGGATATTTTTTTCTTTGTAAACATCAACACCATTAGAGTTTTTACCATCCATGATACCTAGAGAAGATACGATAGGCATATTTGGTGGAACTTTAGTGTGTCTTATGTTTTGAGTTTTATAATCAAATTTAGAGAACATAGGAGCAAATATTGCCATTAGAACTATACAAGTTAAAATTATTAAGCCAGCAACAGCGCCTGGATTTTTAAATAATCTTTTTCTAGCATCTTGCCAGAAAGTTAAACTAGGTCTAGAAATAGCTTCATTATCTCCAGTTTCTGCAAGTGCAGGTTTAAATAAATCAGGAGTTAATTGAACTTCTTGACCATCAATCATCACTTTATCAACCATCTTAATTACCTCCTGCTAAACGTATTCTAGGGTCTATTACGCCATAAAGAATATCTACTATTAATATAACTACTATATAGAATGCACTATAAAGTATAGCTACACCAGATATTACAAATAAATCATTAGTATTTATAGCGTTAACTAGCAAATCACCAATAC
Above is a genomic segment from Romboutsia lituseburensis containing:
- a CDS encoding YfcC family protein produces the protein MSSKKKFKFSFPTAYTVTLIVMLLVLGLTYIIPSGKYAKLLYNAETNVFSVESATGEITEKEATQQTLDELGVKINLSKFTDGSISKPVAIPGTYQQLEKEKTNVFKAVITFLNAPVQGLYDSIDIIAFVLVIGGIVGVINKTGSFTAGISALSRSLKGREAWLIVIITVLIGIGGTTFGLAEETIAFYPIVVPIFLAAGYDALVAIAAIYLGSCMGTMASTVNPFSTVIASNTAGIDFTSGMAIRLFMLVAGLIVCVVYTVRYAEKVKKDPTQSLIYSQKQDLENQFLKAHNEGEIPEFTWGRKLMLIIFAVSFVVMVYGVKELGWWFKEMTALFLFVTFILAFISGLKEEEFVSEFVSGAGELLGVALIIGIARGVTIIMDGGMISDTILNSLSNLVSSMSGVIFSTVMFLVYIVLGFFISSSSGLAVLSMPIMAPLADVVGVNRDIIVSAYQFGQGLIGFITPTGLILASLAMVNVTYDKWLKFVTPLIVIISIISIVVLGVGVII
- the uvrB gene encoding excinuclease ABC subunit UvrB — protein: MDFNLKSDFKPTGDQPEAIKSIVTAINNDEKYSTLLGVTGSGKTFTMANIIQETKKPTLILAHNKTLAAQLYSEFKEFFPDNAVEYFVSYYDYYQPEAYVAHSDTYIEKDASINDEIDKLRHSATASILERDDVIIISSVSCIYGLGDPEDYKKLMVSLRPGMEKDRDEVIKKLIEIQYERNDINFTRGTFRVRGDILEIFPASNDEKAIRIEFFGDEIDRITEIDYVTGKIVGVRNHIVIFPASHYVTTPERVEKAIIEIEKEVEERINYFKENDKLIEAQRIDQRTRYDIEMLREIGFCQGIENYSRHITGRKPGEKPYTLMDFFPDDYLIIVDESHVTVPQVRGMYAGDRSRKSSLIDNGFRLPSAYDNRPLNFEEFESNINQILFVTATPGPYEIQHSTTVAEQIIRPTGLLDPIIEVRPINNQIDNLVVEINKIIEKNERVLITTLTKKMSEDLTNYLKEIGIKVKYLHSDIDTLERVEIIRDLRLGKFDVLVGINLLREGLDIPEVSLVAILDADKEGFLRSETSLIQTIGRAARNSEGRVIMYADKVTRSMESAIEETKRRREIQMIYNEEHSIIPTTIKKGIRNAIEATKVADEEATYGIKETDNIDEIKENIEILQAEMMEAAQNLQFERASELRDKIKQLEERINI
- a CDS encoding ABC transporter ATP-binding protein; translated protein: MSKKILLEVKNLKQHFKVNRNTTVKAVDDVSFHIYEGETFGLVGESGSGKSTTGRAIIRLYDPTAGEVIFDGKNISAKKLSRSDRHHVNKNMQMIFQDPMACLNPRMTVADIIAEGLDIHGLCKNKEERTKKVYELLKTVGLNEQHASRYPHEFSGGQRQRIGIARALAIEPKFIIADEPISALDVSIQAQVVNLLRKLQKENGLTYLFIAHDLSMVKYISDRIGVMHRGKLVELTTADELYENPLHPYTKSLLSAIPLPDPDYEKGRTRIKYDPNMHDYTTESPEWVEIRPGHFIYASKTELVQYEKELSAKESNA
- the opp3C gene encoding oligopeptide ABC transporter permease, which produces MVDKVMIDGQEVQLTPDLFKPALAETGDNEAISRPSLTFWQDARKRLFKNPGAVAGLIILTCIVLMAIFAPMFSKFDYKTQNIRHTKVPPNMPIVSSLGIMDGKNSNGVDVYKEKNIQEKYLFGTDSLGRDIWTRTWTGARVSLFIAVLAAVFDLLIGVTYGGISGYYGGKVDLIMQRIIEIITGIPQLVIVTLFIMVFDPGILSISLAMAVSGWTGMARVVRSHVLRLKNQEFVLASKTLGSSDFRLILKHLFPNVIGQIVVMIMFSLPSAIFYEAFLSFIGLGLQPPQASLGVLINEGYQALQNYPYMMLIPSTVVCLLIFSLNLLADGLRDAVDPKMRNQ
- the uvrA gene encoding excinuclease ABC subunit UvrA; this translates as MENKIIIKGAKEHNLKNVDLEIPRDKFIVFTGLSGSGKSSLAFDTIYAEGQRRYVESLSAYARQFLGQMEKPNVEYIEGLSPAISIDQKTTSKNPRSTVGTVTEIYDYLRLLFARVGEVHCPTCSKLISQMTIQEIVDKMMAFEERTKLQILSPVVRGQKGTHKKVIENIKKEGFVRIRVDGENYEVTDDIDLNKNQKHNIEVVVDRIIIKDGIEARLADSIETAVKLSDGLVIAQIIDGDEILYSTKFACPEHGIGIEELSPRMFSFNSPFGACDSCNGLGESKEVDPDLVVPNSELSIKQGAIVAWGSVGTNDDTYYSKMVKSLAEKFNVDLSTPFKDLPEEFVNELLYGHDNVMVEFVYESKYGGNRLYKAPFEGVIVNLERRYRETNSEYSRDKIEEFMADKPCPKCKGARLRKEVLSVLVDNKNIMDVTDFSVNELISYIENINLSEKQKFIAHEILKEIKGRASFLRDVGLDYLNLSRKAGTLSGGEAQRIRLATQIGSALVGVLYVLDEPSIGLHQRDNDRLIGTLRHLTNIGNTLIVVEHDEDTMKEADYIIDIGPGAGVHGGEIVAQGTLEEILENPNSITGQYLSGKKQIQIPKETREGNGQYIEIVKANENNLKNINVKFPLGKFTCITGVSGSGKSTLINDILYKGIASKVNRLRERPGKHKEIKGVENIDKVINIDQSPIGRTPRSNPATYTGVFDMIRDLFASTNEAKARGYQKGRFSFNVKGGRCEACKGDGIIKIEMHFLPDVYVPCEVCKGERYNRETLQVKYKDKTIADVLDMNVEEALNFFENIPNIRRKLETLMDVGLSYIKLGQPSTQLSGGEAQRIKLATELSKRPTGKTLYILDEPTTGLHIADVDKLIQVLQRLADTGNSIVVIEHNLDVIKTCDYIIDLGPEGGDKGGKIVATGTPEEVSKVEGSYTGMFLKKYFN
- a CDS encoding ABC transporter ATP-binding protein; translated protein: MEKLLEVKNLCVNFGTYGGEVQAVRGVTFDLHKGETLAIVGESGSGKSVACKTIMRILSANGFIKDGEILFENRDLTKLSEREMEKVRGKDIAMIFQDPMTSLNPTMTIGKQIMEPIIKHQGLSKEEAKIKAIELINLVGISEPEKRFKQYPHQFSGGMRQRIVIAISLACNPKILIADEPTTALDVTIQAQILELIKDLQARTGVAVIFITHDLGVVANMADRVAVMYAGKIIEYGTSDDIFYNPQHPYTWGLLGSMPTLDIGDNDLYNIPGTPPDLMNPPKGDAFALRSEFAIKLDHLAEPPMFKVSDTHYAATWLLHPLANKVERPLNIERKKVNADE